In Zunongwangia profunda SM-A87, the following proteins share a genomic window:
- a CDS encoding anti-sigma factor, which produces MAKIEDYISSGILELYVYGALSEAESRKVTSMLKEYAEVEKEVEEIEAALQKLAIGVAPYNPEALLASLKSKLTPRNSVRSIAPKSTRRAKWVTYMGWAASLVLLIGLFFLFQQNSALRRSLTEAETKNSIIEQQIADIRADAENTKQILAALRDQNISRIPLQGQDVAPGAYATVYWNNNDDTAYIDALGLPEPPRGMVYQVWSLTMQPLTPTSIGLLEDFDEAGSKIFKLANTNESEAFGITLEPEGGSQSPTMEQLYVLGTVAAP; this is translated from the coding sequence ATGGCTAAAATAGAAGATTATATATCATCAGGTATTTTGGAGCTTTATGTTTACGGCGCTCTTAGTGAAGCTGAAAGTCGCAAGGTGACCTCTATGCTTAAAGAATATGCCGAAGTTGAAAAAGAAGTAGAGGAAATCGAGGCTGCCCTTCAGAAACTTGCAATTGGAGTAGCCCCCTACAATCCTGAAGCATTATTAGCTTCACTTAAATCTAAACTTACTCCGCGTAATTCCGTTAGGTCTATCGCACCAAAAAGCACGCGTCGCGCTAAATGGGTAACATATATGGGGTGGGCTGCAAGTCTCGTACTTTTAATAGGCTTATTCTTTTTGTTCCAGCAAAACAGTGCGCTTAGAAGATCGTTAACCGAAGCGGAAACTAAGAATAGCATTATAGAGCAACAAATTGCGGATATTAGAGCAGATGCTGAAAATACAAAACAGATTTTAGCGGCACTAAGAGATCAAAATATTTCAAGAATACCATTACAAGGGCAGGATGTAGCTCCTGGCGCCTATGCTACAGTATACTGGAATAATAACGATGATACCGCATACATTGATGCCCTTGGCTTACCAGAACCACCAAGAGGTATGGTTTATCAAGTATGGTCGCTAACCATGCAACCATTAACACCAACGAGTATTGGTTTATTAGAGGATTTTGATGAAGCTGGATCTAAAATATTTAAGTTAGCCAATACTAATGAATCTGAAGCTTTTGGTATTACCCTGGAGCCTGAGGGCGGTAGCCAATCTCCTACCATGGAACAGTTATACGTGCTAGGTACAGTAGCAGCTCCTTAA
- a CDS encoding RNA polymerase sigma factor, with amino-acid sequence MQQDGLILELQKGNQKAFERIYQLYSESTYGIIFSIIGEKDIAEEVLQDVFMKIWENAESYDSSKGRFFTWILNIARNASIDKIRSKSFKNKKQNLAADNFVDILESNSNFSASADAIGLKKYIEILKPVCKKLIDLLFFKGYTQKETADELEMPLGTVKTRNRACINKLREIIGN; translated from the coding sequence ATGCAGCAGGATGGCTTAATTTTAGAGCTACAAAAAGGAAATCAAAAAGCCTTTGAGCGCATTTACCAACTTTACTCTGAAAGTACCTACGGTATCATTTTTAGCATTATTGGCGAAAAGGATATCGCAGAAGAGGTTTTACAAGATGTATTCATGAAAATATGGGAAAATGCGGAATCCTACGATTCCAGCAAAGGCCGATTTTTTACCTGGATCCTCAATATTGCCAGGAATGCTTCCATAGATAAGATAAGATCTAAAAGTTTTAAAAACAAAAAACAAAACCTCGCTGCAGATAATTTCGTAGATATATTAGAATCAAACTCAAATTTTAGTGCTAGTGCAGACGCCATAGGATTGAAAAAATATATCGAAATTCTGAAACCCGTTTGTAAAAAATTAATCGACCTATTATTTTTCAAAGGCTATACTCAAAAAGAAACTGCTGATGAATTAGAAATGCCTTTGGGAACGGTAAAAACCAGAAACAGAGCCTGTATTAATAAATTAAGAGAAATTATAGGAAACTAA
- a CDS encoding superoxide dismutase family protein — translation MKRISLPLLFCATLFITSCKNEKKESDSTELEEQTTEMSSDSNKMEDENADEKKIMVTLEPKSDSNLSGEVVFTQKNGEVTMEATIMGLSEGKHAIHIHQKADCSAADGTSAGGHWNPTNEPHGKWGSEDGYHKGDIGNFEVDASGKGTITVTTDEWCIGCGDDTKDIVGKAIIVHDGVDDFTSQPSGAAGTRVGCGVIEMK, via the coding sequence ATGAAACGTATTAGCTTACCGCTACTTTTTTGTGCTACGCTTTTTATAACCAGTTGTAAAAACGAAAAAAAAGAAAGTGATAGTACAGAATTAGAAGAGCAAACAACCGAAATGAGTTCTGATTCCAACAAAATGGAAGATGAAAATGCTGATGAGAAAAAAATAATGGTAACCTTAGAGCCAAAAAGTGACAGCAACCTTTCTGGAGAAGTAGTCTTTACTCAGAAAAATGGTGAGGTTACTATGGAAGCTACCATTATGGGGCTTTCTGAAGGTAAACACGCTATTCACATTCACCAGAAGGCAGATTGCTCTGCTGCAGACGGTACATCCGCAGGTGGACACTGGAATCCTACCAATGAGCCTCACGGTAAATGGGGATCTGAAGATGGCTACCATAAAGGTGATATAGGAAATTTTGAAGTAGATGCTTCAGGAAAAGGTACGATTACTGTAACTACCGACGAGTGGTGTATAGGATGTGGCGACGATACTAAAGATATCGTAGGTAAAGCTATTATTGTACACGACGGTGTAGACGATTTTACCTCTCAGCCGTCAGGTGCTGCTGGTACCCGTGTGGGATGTGGAGTTATCGAAATGAAATAA
- a CDS encoding 3-keto-disaccharide hydrolase, translating into MKKLGLVLLAAAVTTISCKNSESENSEKSNENEENVVTGKPASNSDWNDLTTGDINDHWKGYNRDSITQWTLNDGTLHFVPKEGRNQSENLITKNSYTDFELSMEWKISEGGNSGFMWAVVEDKDLGEPYLTGPEIQVLDNEKHPDGKNGPNRHAGALYDMVAPPENATKPVGEWNSVVLKIDHKTNEGSVTQNGVKIVEFPVEGEGWEELVKNSKFADWDRFGKSKSGHIALQDHGHEVWFRNITIKELN; encoded by the coding sequence ATGAAAAAATTAGGATTAGTACTATTAGCTGCTGCTGTAACAACAATTAGCTGTAAAAATTCTGAATCTGAGAATTCAGAAAAATCAAATGAAAACGAAGAAAATGTCGTTACCGGTAAACCGGCTTCAAATAGTGATTGGAATGATCTTACTACAGGTGATATAAATGATCACTGGAAAGGCTATAACCGTGATTCTATTACACAATGGACGCTAAACGACGGGACTTTACATTTTGTCCCGAAAGAAGGAAGAAATCAAAGTGAAAATTTAATTACGAAAAACAGTTATACCGATTTTGAACTTTCCATGGAATGGAAAATTTCTGAAGGAGGAAATAGCGGATTTATGTGGGCTGTAGTAGAAGACAAAGACCTAGGTGAGCCTTATTTAACCGGTCCTGAAATCCAGGTATTGGATAATGAAAAACATCCAGATGGTAAAAATGGTCCTAATCGTCACGCCGGTGCTCTATATGACATGGTTGCTCCTCCTGAAAATGCCACCAAACCAGTAGGAGAATGGAATAGCGTTGTTTTAAAAATAGATCATAAAACTAATGAGGGCTCTGTGACCCAAAACGGAGTAAAAATCGTTGAATTTCCTGTTGAAGGAGAAGGATGGGAAGAACTTGTTAAGAACTCAAAATTTGCGGACTGGGATCGATTTGGAAAATCTAAATCTGGTCATATTGCTTTACAGGATCATGGTCACGAGGTTTGGTTTCGAAATATTACGATTAAAGAATTAAACTAG
- a CDS encoding sugar phosphate isomerase/epimerase family protein produces the protein MKTIKGPAVYLAQFMDTKAPFNSLDGLCQWAADLGYKGIQIPTWESALIDLKKAGESKTYCDELKGKVESYGLAITELCTHLQGQLVAVHPAYDIMFDNFAPDEYKGNPKARTQWAIEQLKSAAKASRNFGLDVHGTFSGSLLWHTAHPWPQRPDGLVELGFKELANRWLPILDVFDEQGVDLCYEIHPGEDLHDGDTFERFLAETNNHKRVNLLYDPSHFVLQQLDYLTYIDHYHEFIKMFHVKDAEFNPTGKKGSFGGYNDWIDRAGRYRHPGDGQVDFKTIFSKLTQYGCDVWAVMEWECCIKSPDQGAKEGAPFIQSHIIEATQKKFDDFAGSEINEDHLKKILGLK, from the coding sequence ATGAAAACGATAAAAGGACCTGCAGTTTATTTAGCTCAGTTTATGGATACTAAAGCTCCATTTAACAGCTTAGACGGGCTTTGCCAATGGGCTGCAGATTTAGGATACAAAGGAATACAAATCCCAACCTGGGAGTCGGCACTAATCGACCTTAAAAAAGCAGGAGAAAGCAAAACCTATTGTGACGAGCTCAAAGGAAAAGTTGAATCTTACGGATTAGCAATTACCGAGCTTTGTACACATCTACAGGGACAGCTGGTTGCCGTACATCCTGCCTACGATATCATGTTTGATAATTTTGCTCCAGATGAATATAAGGGCAATCCTAAAGCCAGAACACAATGGGCTATAGAACAACTAAAAAGTGCTGCTAAGGCCAGTCGGAATTTTGGACTGGATGTACATGGTACTTTTAGTGGCTCTCTTTTATGGCATACCGCTCACCCATGGCCGCAACGACCAGATGGTCTTGTTGAACTTGGTTTTAAAGAATTAGCGAATCGATGGCTGCCAATTCTAGATGTTTTTGATGAACAGGGAGTCGACCTTTGTTATGAAATTCATCCCGGTGAAGATCTTCACGATGGTGATACTTTTGAGCGCTTTCTAGCGGAAACAAATAATCACAAAAGAGTTAATCTTCTTTACGATCCAAGCCATTTTGTGCTACAACAATTAGATTATTTAACATATATCGATCATTATCATGAGTTCATTAAAATGTTTCATGTGAAAGATGCCGAGTTTAATCCTACCGGTAAAAAAGGAAGCTTTGGTGGATATAATGATTGGATAGACCGTGCGGGTAGATACCGCCATCCTGGTGACGGTCAGGTAGATTTTAAAACGATTTTCTCTAAATTAACCCAATATGGATGTGATGTCTGGGCGGTAATGGAATGGGAATGTTGCATAAAATCTCCCGACCAGGGAGCTAAAGAAGGAGCTCCATTTATACAAAGCCATATTATCGAAGCCACCCAGAAAAAATTTGATGATTTCGCAGGATCCGAAATTAACGAAGACCATCTTAAAAAGATTCTGGGATTAAAATAA
- a CDS encoding Gfo/Idh/MocA family protein produces MGKKIKLGILGGGGDSLIGVLHRVASSMFDKFEVVGGVFNTDKNESIRFAEEIGIDTNHIYANLDELIEKEKSLPEEERIKVVSVLTPNFLHFSMAKQLLENGFHVICEKPMTTTLEEAKILKKTSDKAGKVFAVTYTYTGYPMVRQMRDMITSGKLGKIQKIDVQYYQGWINPIIHDKEQRNTIWRLDPEKSGISCCIGDIGTHAYDMIEYITGMEVKKILADLNYLYEDNAMDIDGTVLLRLDDQVKGVLRASQIATGEENNFTVKVYGDKAGIKWEQENPNYLYLMEEGKPLQVLKPGHAYNSDFSLSGTKLPPGHPEGIFDSMGNIYHGVAKAILGEKAFDGEYPTIIDGLRGMNFIEKAVESHKKGNVWTNIDD; encoded by the coding sequence ATGGGAAAGAAAATTAAACTGGGCATCCTTGGAGGTGGCGGTGATTCATTAATTGGTGTTTTACATCGTGTAGCTTCTTCAATGTTCGATAAGTTTGAGGTTGTTGGAGGTGTTTTTAATACCGATAAAAATGAAAGTATACGATTTGCTGAAGAAATTGGAATTGACACCAATCATATTTATGCTAATCTTGATGAGCTCATTGAAAAAGAGAAAAGCTTACCTGAAGAAGAACGTATAAAAGTAGTATCCGTACTTACTCCAAATTTTCTTCATTTTTCGATGGCTAAACAACTATTGGAAAATGGATTTCATGTGATTTGTGAAAAACCAATGACCACTACGTTAGAAGAAGCTAAAATTCTTAAGAAAACCTCAGATAAAGCGGGAAAAGTCTTTGCGGTTACCTATACGTATACGGGATATCCAATGGTACGCCAAATGAGGGACATGATCACTTCAGGAAAGCTTGGAAAAATTCAGAAAATAGATGTTCAGTATTATCAGGGTTGGATAAACCCCATTATTCATGATAAAGAACAACGAAATACTATTTGGCGACTCGATCCTGAAAAATCTGGAATAAGTTGCTGTATTGGTGATATTGGTACTCATGCTTATGACATGATTGAATATATAACAGGCATGGAGGTTAAAAAGATCCTTGCAGATCTAAATTATCTTTACGAGGATAACGCAATGGATATCGATGGCACCGTGTTACTAAGACTTGACGATCAGGTTAAAGGTGTGCTTAGAGCTAGCCAGATCGCCACCGGAGAAGAAAATAATTTTACCGTAAAAGTTTACGGAGACAAAGCCGGAATAAAATGGGAACAGGAAAACCCTAATTACCTTTATTTAATGGAAGAAGGTAAACCTTTACAGGTCTTAAAACCAGGACATGCTTATAACAGTGATTTTTCACTAAGCGGAACAAAACTACCACCAGGACATCCTGAAGGAATTTTTGACTCTATGGGTAATATTTATCATGGGGTGGCAAAAGCAATTTTAGGAGAAAAGGCTTTTGATGGCGAATACCCAACCATTATTGATGGTTTACGAGGAATGAACTTTATCGAAAAAGCGGTAGAAAGCCATAAGAAAGGTAATGTTTGGACAAATATAGACGATTAA
- a CDS encoding nucleoside permease translates to MKKLVRFQLSLMMFLEFFIWGGWFVTLGTFLADNLQATGAETALAFSTQSWGAIIAPFIIGLIADRFFNAERILGVLHLIGAILMYMMYSSVDFGSFYPYVLGYMVLYMPTLALVNSISFAQMKDPSKEFSNIRVFGTIGWIISGVVISTVFAWDAPEARAEGMLKYTFLMVAIASAFLGLFSFTLPKTPPSGKGEKITIKDILGLEAIGLLKNRNFFMFFLSSILICIPLAFYYQNANPFLAEVGMGAPTVKMAIGQVSEALFLLLIPFFFKRYGFKITLIAGMLAWTIRYLLFAYGNADELVFMLYIGIALHGICYDFFFVSGQIYTDSKAGPKIKSAAQGLITLATYGVGMLIGFWVAGQISDMYLNADGTHDWTNIWIVPAGFAFVVMIIFAIFFRNEKVEYSE, encoded by the coding sequence ATGAAGAAACTGGTAAGATTTCAACTATCGCTAATGATGTTTTTAGAATTTTTCATTTGGGGTGGTTGGTTTGTAACATTAGGTACATTTTTGGCCGATAATTTACAGGCAACCGGGGCAGAAACTGCTTTGGCTTTCTCTACACAATCCTGGGGCGCCATTATAGCTCCATTTATTATTGGGCTGATTGCTGATAGATTTTTTAATGCTGAGCGAATTTTAGGGGTACTGCATTTAATAGGTGCCATATTAATGTATATGATGTACAGCTCTGTAGATTTCGGTAGTTTTTACCCCTATGTTCTTGGTTACATGGTATTATACATGCCCACTTTAGCCTTAGTAAATTCTATTTCTTTTGCACAAATGAAAGATCCATCAAAAGAATTCTCTAATATTAGAGTTTTTGGAACCATTGGCTGGATTATTTCTGGAGTAGTAATTAGTACCGTATTTGCATGGGACGCTCCAGAAGCAAGAGCTGAAGGAATGCTAAAATATACGTTTTTAATGGTAGCCATTGCATCTGCATTTTTAGGCCTTTTTAGTTTTACCTTACCAAAAACACCACCATCTGGAAAAGGCGAAAAAATCACCATTAAAGATATACTGGGATTAGAAGCTATCGGACTCCTAAAGAACAGGAACTTTTTTATGTTCTTCTTATCCTCAATACTAATTTGTATACCACTTGCTTTTTATTATCAAAATGCGAATCCGTTTTTAGCCGAAGTCGGTATGGGAGCCCCAACGGTAAAAATGGCAATTGGTCAGGTTTCCGAAGCACTATTCCTTTTACTTATACCATTTTTCTTTAAACGCTACGGTTTTAAAATTACATTAATAGCTGGAATGTTGGCATGGACGATAAGATATTTATTGTTTGCCTATGGAAATGCAGACGAGTTAGTGTTTATGCTATACATTGGTATTGCATTACATGGGATATGCTATGATTTCTTCTTTGTATCCGGACAAATTTATACCGACTCTAAGGCCGGTCCAAAAATTAAAAGTGCCGCACAGGGTTTAATTACACTTGCTACCTATGGTGTTGGAATGCTAATAGGCTTCTGGGTAGCAGGACAAATTAGCGATATGTACCTTAACGCAGATGGTACTCATGACTGGACTAATATCTGGATCGTACCAGCTGGATTTGCCTTTGTGGTAATGATCATTTTTGCTATCTTTTTCCGAAATGAAAAAGTCGAATATTCTGAATAA
- a CDS encoding sugar phosphate isomerase/epimerase family protein, translating into MNNKLSRFRILVLGVIVFNLSLLSCKNKETENKDNSSAAIDSTESNELFFKLSLAQWSLEKPIHEGELDPVDFAEKAKELGFNGIEYVNQLYFDKYRNSNDPEAAFSQLLDTLKAKSEQFNVKNVLIMVDGEGDLAAIDDKDREDAVEKHKRWVDAAKFLGCHAIRVNLFGSDDEAEWKSNAVKGLTELSKYAATQKINVLVENHGGLSSNGKLLAEVMEEVDLPNCGTLPDFGNFCLRRKDGKMWGAECIEEYPTYQGIEEMLPYAKAVSAKTYEFDENGKETTLDIRRILKLIKESGYTGWIGVEYEGTDITPEEGILKTKELLLKEAKQL; encoded by the coding sequence ATGAATAATAAATTATCCCGATTCCGCATCTTAGTTTTGGGGGTAATTGTCTTTAATTTATCCTTACTTTCCTGTAAAAATAAGGAAACTGAAAATAAAGACAACAGCTCCGCAGCCATTGATTCTACTGAAAGCAATGAGCTTTTTTTTAAATTGAGCTTGGCTCAATGGTCATTAGAAAAACCTATTCACGAAGGCGAATTAGATCCTGTTGATTTTGCTGAAAAAGCTAAAGAATTAGGATTTAATGGTATTGAATATGTAAACCAACTTTATTTTGATAAATATCGAAATTCTAATGATCCGGAAGCTGCTTTTTCCCAACTTTTAGATACGCTAAAAGCAAAAAGTGAGCAATTTAATGTTAAAAACGTATTGATAATGGTTGATGGCGAAGGTGATTTAGCCGCTATCGATGATAAGGACAGAGAAGATGCCGTAGAAAAGCATAAACGTTGGGTAGATGCCGCCAAATTTTTAGGTTGTCATGCTATTCGTGTGAATTTATTTGGTAGTGATGATGAAGCCGAATGGAAATCTAACGCCGTAAAAGGTCTTACCGAATTATCTAAATATGCTGCTACCCAAAAAATTAATGTTTTGGTTGAAAACCACGGTGGCTTATCCAGTAATGGAAAATTACTTGCTGAAGTTATGGAAGAAGTAGATCTGCCCAATTGCGGTACCCTTCCTGATTTCGGTAATTTCTGTTTACGCAGGAAAGATGGTAAAATGTGGGGAGCAGAGTGTATAGAAGAGTATCCCACTTATCAGGGAATCGAAGAAATGCTTCCTTATGCCAAAGCCGTTAGTGCAAAAACTTATGAATTCGATGAAAATGGGAAAGAAACTACTCTTGATATAAGACGAATTTTAAAATTGATAAAAGAATCCGGTTATACCGGGTGGATTGGTGTGGAATACGAAGGTACCGATATAACGCCAGAAGAAGGAATCCTAAAAACAAAAGAACTATTATTAAAAGAAGCAAAGCAGCTTTAA
- a CDS encoding GMC oxidoreductase, which yields MIKLLTNNITVSKSYYENDTYDAIVVGTGISGGWAAKELCEKGFKTLVLERGRMIEHVKDYPTMNDDPWDYKFKGQQTREEAARQQKQARTGYTTNKASAHWFVDDIDHPYNETKRFDWMRGYHVGGRSIMWGRHSYRLSDLDFNANKKDGVAVDWPIRYKDIAPWYDYVESYIGVSGRKEGLSQLPDGNFLPPMDLNCVEEHIREKIAENFDGRVLTAGRVAHITGDKKFEGRSNCQFRNRCIRGCPYGGYFSSPSSTLPAASKTNNMTLRPYSIVSEVLYDPDTKEATGVKVIDTETKEEMEFKANVIFLCASAIASTSILMQSKSDRFPDGLGNDSGELGHNVMDHHFLVGASGKFDGFEDSYYKGRKPNGIYLPRFRNLKDNEGLDFIRGYGYQGGASRGDWQEAIAELGYGKEMKEAIVKPGGWTMGLLAFGECLPYHDNKMTLDYDKLDKWGLPTVTFDAEFKENELKMRKDMKEQAVAMLEKAGCREISSYDNIGAPGLGIHEMGTARMGRDPKTSVLNGNNQLHTVKNVYVTDGSFMTSSGCQNPSLTYMAMTARAADHASKNFKNSSNA from the coding sequence ATGATCAAATTATTAACCAATAACATTACCGTGAGCAAAAGTTATTACGAAAACGATACCTACGATGCCATTGTGGTAGGAACAGGTATTAGCGGAGGATGGGCCGCGAAAGAATTATGTGAAAAAGGGTTTAAAACCCTTGTATTAGAAAGAGGTCGTATGATAGAACATGTAAAAGACTATCCTACGATGAATGATGATCCCTGGGATTACAAGTTTAAAGGGCAACAAACGCGAGAAGAAGCCGCTCGTCAACAAAAACAGGCACGTACAGGATATACCACAAATAAGGCCAGTGCACACTGGTTTGTTGATGATATAGATCATCCCTATAACGAAACTAAAAGGTTTGACTGGATGCGTGGATATCATGTTGGTGGACGATCAATAATGTGGGGACGCCATAGTTATCGTTTAAGTGATCTTGATTTTAATGCAAATAAAAAAGATGGTGTTGCAGTAGACTGGCCCATTCGTTATAAAGATATCGCACCATGGTACGACTATGTAGAATCTTATATAGGGGTAAGTGGTCGCAAAGAAGGGCTTTCTCAGTTACCTGACGGGAATTTTCTTCCGCCGATGGATCTAAACTGTGTAGAAGAACATATAAGAGAAAAAATTGCTGAAAATTTTGATGGTCGTGTGTTAACGGCAGGTCGGGTAGCGCATATAACCGGAGATAAAAAATTTGAAGGTCGCTCTAATTGTCAGTTTAGAAATCGTTGTATAAGAGGCTGTCCTTATGGAGGTTATTTTAGCAGTCCGTCTTCTACATTACCAGCAGCGAGTAAAACGAATAATATGACACTAAGACCTTATTCTATTGTTAGTGAAGTATTATACGATCCGGACACCAAGGAAGCAACAGGAGTAAAAGTAATTGATACAGAGACGAAAGAAGAAATGGAATTTAAAGCCAATGTTATTTTCCTTTGTGCTTCGGCTATTGCTTCTACCAGTATTTTAATGCAGTCAAAGTCTGATCGATTTCCTGATGGTTTAGGAAACGATAGTGGAGAGCTAGGACATAACGTGATGGATCACCATTTCTTGGTTGGAGCCTCAGGTAAGTTTGACGGATTTGAGGATTCTTACTACAAAGGAAGAAAGCCTAACGGAATTTACCTTCCTCGCTTTAGAAATCTAAAAGATAACGAAGGTTTGGATTTTATTAGAGGTTATGGTTACCAGGGAGGTGCTAGCCGTGGAGACTGGCAGGAGGCGATTGCCGAGCTGGGTTATGGTAAAGAAATGAAAGAAGCTATTGTTAAGCCTGGTGGCTGGACTATGGGTCTTTTAGCTTTTGGAGAATGTCTTCCTTACCATGATAATAAAATGACTTTGGATTATGATAAGTTAGATAAGTGGGGATTACCTACCGTAACTTTTGATGCTGAGTTCAAAGAAAATGAGCTTAAAATGCGTAAGGACATGAAAGAACAGGCTGTAGCTATGCTAGAAAAAGCAGGTTGCCGTGAAATCTCTTCTTACGATAATATTGGCGCTCCTGGTCTTGGAATTCACGAAATGGGAACTGCAAGAATGGGCCGCGATCCAAAAACTTCGGTTCTAAACGGTAATAACCAGCTACACACCGTGAAAAACGTGTATGTTACAGATGGTTCTTTTATGACATCTTCTGGATGCCAGAACCCTTCGTTAACTTATATGGCTATGACTGCCAGAGCAGCAGATCACGCTTCCAAAAACTTTAAAAATTCGTCTAACGCTTAA
- a CDS encoding gluconate 2-dehydrogenase subunit 3 family protein: MNRRQALRNIGLGAGVMVVGPSTLSLLQSCKNEPTYNWQPTYLSASNGFILKEVLDIILPKTDTAGASELNIPEFIDSYMAEVAPESQQKEFKKSADAFASAFKKEFDKDPGNGTPEEFDKIIAKYLKATPEERESFRPKRNTETQDPQEQTPDEEELGEEMNQDSGALAYLETVRDLGIWAWKTSEQIGENVLWYDPIPGEYIPCGPVEELGGGKAMSL, encoded by the coding sequence ATGAATAGAAGACAGGCCTTAAGAAATATAGGATTAGGAGCTGGAGTGATGGTCGTTGGGCCAAGTACTTTAAGTTTACTACAAAGCTGTAAGAATGAACCTACTTACAATTGGCAGCCTACTTATCTCAGCGCATCAAATGGTTTTATTCTGAAAGAAGTTTTGGACATTATTTTGCCTAAAACAGATACTGCGGGAGCAAGTGAATTAAATATACCTGAATTTATAGATTCTTATATGGCTGAAGTAGCTCCCGAGTCGCAGCAAAAAGAATTTAAGAAATCGGCAGATGCTTTTGCCAGTGCTTTTAAAAAGGAATTTGATAAAGATCCGGGTAATGGAACTCCTGAGGAATTTGATAAAATCATCGCAAAATATTTAAAAGCTACTCCGGAAGAAAGGGAAAGCTTTAGACCAAAAAGGAATACCGAAACTCAAGACCCACAAGAACAAACTCCTGATGAAGAAGAATTAGGAGAAGAAATGAATCAAGATTCTGGAGCCCTTGCTTATTTAGAAACGGTAAGGGATTTGGGAATCTGGGCTTGGAAAACTAGTGAACAAATTGGGGAAAATGTACTTTGGTACGATCCTATCCCAGGAGAATACATTCCTTGTGGCCCGGTTGAAGAACTGGGGGGAGGTAAAGCCATGTCGCTTTAA
- a CDS encoding effector-binding protein: MGKILSGILIVGIIGFSIWYFAVKPYDYSIAFTTNTPGGIIYERIEYWQYEHFDKAEILEENFDEQVKHLVKFQDTPLIIDWNISQLNDSVNKVKAIISHPESLISSRFSILIGENKEQDSLKKELEIIRKSLDKEKNNYNIEIIGETKAPKADYCACIGLKGKLQQKAMLMMTNIGYLSDYVLEHDLEMPAKPRVLVKSWDKGTNEIKFDFCFPIVKKEGLPETEKIKLRTLPSFNAVHTIFNGNYLFTHFAWYKLQDYAKANHLKISDQVLEVFNNNPEMGGNSTEWTTDIYTLIRD, translated from the coding sequence ATGGGAAAAATTTTATCGGGTATTTTAATAGTTGGGATCATTGGTTTTTCCATCTGGTATTTTGCGGTTAAGCCCTATGACTACAGTATCGCATTTACCACCAATACCCCAGGTGGAATTATTTATGAAAGAATTGAATATTGGCAATACGAGCATTTTGATAAAGCCGAAATTTTGGAGGAAAACTTTGATGAACAGGTTAAACATCTAGTTAAATTTCAGGATACCCCCCTAATTATCGATTGGAATATTAGTCAGCTCAACGATTCCGTAAATAAGGTAAAAGCTATTATTAGCCATCCAGAAAGCTTAATTTCCAGTCGGTTTTCTATACTAATTGGTGAAAATAAAGAACAGGATAGCCTTAAAAAAGAGCTTGAAATAATCAGAAAGTCTCTTGATAAAGAAAAAAACAATTATAATATTGAGATTATTGGCGAAACAAAGGCGCCAAAAGCCGACTATTGCGCCTGCATAGGTTTAAAAGGAAAGCTTCAACAAAAAGCAATGCTTATGATGACCAATATTGGTTATTTATCGGATTATGTTTTAGAGCATGATCTTGAAATGCCCGCAAAGCCAAGAGTTCTGGTAAAAAGTTGGGACAAGGGGACCAATGAAATTAAGTTCGATTTTTGTTTTCCGATTGTTAAAAAAGAGGGACTACCAGAAACCGAAAAGATTAAATTAAGAACATTACCATCGTTTAATGCAGTGCATACGATTTTTAATGGGAACTATCTTTTTACACACTTCGCCTGGTATAAATTGCAGGATTATGCCAAAGCAAATCATTTAAAAATTAGTGATCAGGTTCTTGAGGTATTTAATAATAATCCTGAAATGGGTGGAAACTCCACCGAATGGACAACCGATATTTATACCTTAATAAGAGATTAA